TGGCGCTGAGGTATGATGCTTGTGGGTACGACAGGTGAAGCGGTGAACAGAAAGACAATACTCATTACGGACGACTCCACGGCGCTTCGGGCCATGCTGGTGTCCATCATCGAATCTCTGGGCGATTTCCGCATCGTAGAGGCTGCCAATGGTTTCGAGGCCCTGCGCCTTCTGCCGCGGGAACACGTCGACCTGATCTTCACGGACATCAATATGCCTGATATCAACGGTCTGGAACTGCTCAGCTATCTGCGCAACAACCCCA
The genomic region above belongs to Oryzomonas sagensis and contains:
- a CDS encoding response regulator; this translates as MNRKTILITDDSTALRAMLVSIIESLGDFRIVEAANGFEALRLLPREHVDLIFTDINMPDINGLELLSYLRNNPNYEHIPVIIISTEGSQGDIEKGRLLGANEYVVKPLDCSDLKHIIVKYLG